Proteins encoded by one window of Manihot esculenta cultivar AM560-2 chromosome 10, M.esculenta_v8, whole genome shotgun sequence:
- the LOC110625229 gene encoding uncharacterized protein LOC110625229, with protein sequence MQTYTTDHSSNPPIASDSVGAFPMTNFQAPKLLYKQRSWSPDTEKEELWLRRKSIHRMGRRNESVTDEDLEELKACIELGFGFGPDSPELDPKLSDALPALRFYCAVNKQYSNGFSRSSSSTSILSDCDSDTSSCSSIFDPGDDPETVKTRLKQWARMVACSVRQNSGKSQ encoded by the exons ATGCAGACATACACCACCGACCACTCTTCTAATCCGCCGATTGCATCCGATTCCGTCGGAGCTTTTCCCATGACGAATTTCCAAGCCCCAAAGCTGCTATACAAGCAGCGCTCCTGGTCGCCGGACACTGAGAAGGAGGAGTTGTGGCTTCGGCGTAAGTCGATTCACAGAATGGGACGGCGCAACGAGAGTGTTACAGACGAAGATCTTGAAGAGCTTAAAGCGTGTATTGAATTAGGATTTGGTTTCGGACCAGACTCGCCTGAATTAGACCCGAAACTGTCAGATGCTTTACCTGCCTTGAGGTTTTATTGCGCTGTTAATAAGCAGTATAGTAATGGCTTTTCGAGATCGTCGTCGTCGACGTCGATTTTATCGGATTGTGATAGCGATACAAGTAGCTGTTCCTCCATCTTCGATCCAG GTGATGATCCTGAGACTGTTAAGACGAGGTTGAAGCAGTGGGCTCGAATGGTGGCTTGTTCAGTGCGGCAAAATTCAGGAAAATctcagtaa
- the LOC110625084 gene encoding pentatricopeptide repeat-containing protein At4g33990 gives MPSLLHPIGRLVQTCNCKGLNISKLLSSLQAYSPFFSAATDSWQVTSDHLENEKKYTDLDLCFQSCTKLPHAKCLHNVLLVSGQAQNILVSTKLVNLYSYLGEVLLSRCTFDQIPKKNVYTWNCMISTYVRHGRFNEALCCFYQFLLTSGFQPDFYTFPPVVKACQNLLDGEKIHCIILKLGFEWDVFVAASLIHMYSRFRLVHAARKLFDVMPSRDRGSWNAMISGYCQNGNFAKALDVADEMRLEGLPMDAFTVASILPVCAQMDDIVSGKLIHLLVIKHGLEFKLFVSNALINMYAKFGSLSQAQKIFDQMMTRDIVSWNSIIAAYEQNDDAIMARSYFDKMQQVGIQPDLLTLVSLASIVAQLNDHLNSRAVHGFISRKCWFEDTVIGNAVVDMYAKLGMTDFARMVFERLPARDVISWNTLITGYTQNGLASEAVEVYHVMKECKDIIPTQGTWVSILPAYSHLGALQQGMKIHGQVIKNSQFLDVFVGTCLIDMYGKCGKLDDAMSLFHDVPRKNSVPWNAMISCLGVHGDGEKALKLYRDMIAEGVKPDPVTFVSLLSACSHSGLVSDGQQCFQVMQEYGIKPTLKHYGCMVDLFGRAGDLEMAYTFIKNMPIQPDASMWGALLGACRIHGHTELGKYASARLFEVDSENVGYYVLLSNIYATVGKWEGADKVRSLARDRGLRKTPGWSSIEMNNKVDVFYTGVKTHPKYEEIFRELRDLNAKMKTLGYVPDFSFVLQDVEEDEKEYILMGHSERLAIAYGIISTPPKSPIRIFKNLRVCGDCHTATKFIARITEREIIVRDSNRFHHFRDGHCSCGDYW, from the exons ATGCCCTCATTGCTACACCCAATTGGCAG ATTGGTGCAGACCTGCAACTGCAAAGGATTAAATATTTCCAAGCTTCTTTCATCGCTTCAAGCCTATAGCCCATTCTTTTCAGCAGCCACAGATTCTTGGCAAGTTACCTCTGATCaccttgaaaatgaaaaaaaatatactgATTTGGATCTTTGTTTCCAGTCCTGCACCAAGCTTCCCCATGCCAAGTGTCTTCACAACGTTCTTCTGGTGTCAGGACAAGCTCAAAATATCTTGGTCTCTACAAAACTTGTCAATCTTTATTCCTACCTTGGTGAAGTCTTATTATCTCGTTGCACTTTTGATCAGATTCCTAAGAAAAATGTCTATACCTGGAATTGTATGATCTCTACTTATGTTCGTCATGGCCGTTTCAATGAAGCTCTATGCTGTTTCTATCAGTTCTTGTTGACATCTGGCTTTCAACCTGATTTTTACACTTTTCCTCCTGTGGTTAAAGCTTGCCAAAATCTACTTGATGGGGAAAAAATACATTGCATAATTTTAAAGCTGGGTTTTGAGTGGGATGTTTTTGTAGCTGCCTCCTTGATACACATGTATTCGCGATTTAGATTGGTACATGCTGCCCGAAAACTGTTTGATGTTATGCCATCACGAGATAGAGGTTCATGGAATGCAATGATTTCTGGGTATTGTCAGAATGGGAATTTTGCAAAGGCATTGGATGTTGCAGATGAGATGAGATTGGAAGGATTACCTATGGATGCTTTTACTGTTGCCAGTATTCTTCCTGTTTGTGCACAAATGGATGATATTGTAAGTGGGAAGTTGATTCATTTGTTGGTTATAAAGCATGGATTAGAATTCAAACTTTTTGTCTCCAATGCATTAATTAACATGTATGCCAAATTTGGTAGCTTGAGCCAAGCACAGAAAATTTTTGATCAGATGATGACTAGAGATATTGTGTCATGGAATTCAATAATTGCTGCTTATGAGCAAAATGATGATGCAATTATGGCTCGTTCATACTTTGACAAGATGCAACAAGTTGGCATCCAGCCTGATTTGTTGACACTTGTTAGTTTGGCTTCAATCGTTGCTCAGTTGAATGATCATCTAAACAGCAGGGCTGTTCATGGATTTATCTCTAGGAAATGCTGGTTTGAAGATACTGTTATTGGGAATgcagttgtggacatgtatgcTAAATTGGGCATGACAGATTTTGCCCGTATGGTATTTGAAAGACTTCCTGCTAGAGATGTGATTTCGTGGAATACTTTGATAACTGGCTACACTCAAAATGGTCTTGCCAGCGAGGCAGTTGAAGTGTATCACGTGATGAAAGAATGCAAAGATATTATTCCAACCCAAGGGACTTGGGTTAGTATTCTACCAGCCTATTCTCATTTAGGAGCCTTGCAGCAAGGCATGAAAATTCATGGGCAGGTTATTAAAAATTCTCAATTCCTGGATGTTTTTGTGGGCACCTGCCTCATTGACATGTATGGAAAATGTGGAAAATTGGATGATGCAATGTCATTATTTCATGACGTGCCAAGAAAGAATTCAGTCCCATGGAATGCCATGATCTCTTGTCTTGGAGTTCATGGGGATGGTGAGAAAGCTCTTAAGCTCTACAGGGACATGATAGCTGAAGGAGTAAAGCCTGATCCTGTCACTTTTGTGTCTTTATTATCGGCTTGTAGCCATTCAGGTCTAGTCAGCGATGGTCAACAGTGTTTTCAGGTGATGCAGGAGTATGGGATTAAGCCTACTTTGAAGCACTATGGCTGCATGGTAGATTTATTTGGTAGGGCTGGGGATCTGGAAATGGCATACacgtttataaaaaatatgccaATACAGCCTGATGCTTCTATGTGGGGTGCTCTTCTTGGTGCATGTAGAATTCATGGACATACCGAGTTGGGTAAATACGCTTCAGCTCGCTTGTTCGAAGTTGATTCAGAAAATGTTGGCTACTATGTTTTGTTATCAAACATTTATGCTACTGTAGGGAAATGGGAGGGCGCAGATAAGGTGAGATCATTGGCTAGGGACAGGGGACTGAGGAAGACTCCTGGGTGGAGCTCTATTGAAATGAACAATAAGGTTGATGTCTTCTATACCGGAGTGAAAACTCATCCAAAATATGAGGAGATATTCAGAGAGTTGAGGGATTTGAATGCAAAAATGAAGACCCTCGGTTACGTTCCAGACTTTAGCTTTGTGTTGCAAGATGTTGAGGAGGATGAGAAAGAATATATCCTCATGGGCCATAGTGAGAGGTTGGCCATTGCTTATGGAATTATCAGCACTCCCCCTAAAAGCCCCattagaatatttaaaaatttgcgAGTTTGTGGTGATTGCCACACTGCAACTAAATTTATAGCTAGAATTACCGAGAGGGAAATCATCGTGAGGGATTCAAACCGTTTTCATCACTTTAGGGATGGACACTGCTCCTGTGGcgactattggtga